The following nucleotide sequence is from Terriglobia bacterium.
CTGTAACTGGCGCGAACGGCTTCGACGATACCCGGGTAGGCGCCGCACCGGCAGATGTTGCCGCTCATGCGCTCGCGAATCTCATCGGTCGTCAGTTCGATGGCTTTGGGATGCGCCAGATCCGGCGTTACAACGCTAGGTACGCCGCGGCGCACCTCACTCAGAAGGCCGATCGCGGAACATATCTGTCCGGATGTGCAGTATCCGCACTGCAAGCCGTCGTATTCGATGAATGCGGATTGTACGGGATGCAAGTCGTCGCCGCCGGCCACGCCTTCGATGGTCGTCACCTTGTCGCCATGGTGTACCGCGGCCAGCGACAGGCAGCTATTGCTCCGGCGGCCGTTAACCAGAACCGTGCACGCACCGCACTGTCCGTGATCACAGCCTTTCTTTGTTCCGGTAAGCGCAAGGTGTTCGCGAAGAAGATCCAGGAGGGTCGTCCGCGGATCGATCGTGAGGTTGTAATCCTGTTCATTGATCGTCAGATCCAGAGGAACACCGTTTTGCACCGCAGCGCCCGCTTCCTCCGGCAGGACAGGAACGCCGATTACCATCGCTCCGGTCAGAACACCCGCAGTTTTCACAAAGTCACGGCGCGTTGCCATGTGTGTCGCCTCCCGAGGATCTGGGACTGAACAGCAACTGGCGCGCCGCTGCGCGTGATTCTATTTCCACCGTGTTATCGCTTCGATGTGGTCCTCAAGGACGGTCGAGTGGAATCTGAGGGGGGCGAGGGAGAGGAAAAATGCCAAACGTCATCAAGCGGCCTGGAGCGAAAAAACGATAAAGCCTTGCGGATCGGTTTCTTCATGATAACCGTGCGTGCGTAAAAACTGAGCGTAGGCCGGGAGCAGGGTCAGGCGTCCCGATACAATAACGATCAGGACCGGACGGAAGGCTTCCGTGTCTATTTCCAGCCGATCCTCGGTTAAAAGTCTGTTTTGAATCCGAAGGATCGAGGTGTCGACCAGGTCTGGTGGTGTGTCCCGGTTGGCCAGATAAAGGACAATCGGGTCATCAACCACTACATAGTCTCCAGGGCGGCTGTGCTGATCAATGCTGGAAGCGGCTGCCTGCAGGGCTTGATCATACCTGTCGGCAGCCGGACTGATAATGGATTGCAAGGTATTCTGCTGCAGGGAGACTCGAAAGACAATCCAAACGAGTACGAAAAACAGCCCCACCGCGGCCAACCTGGTGGTGGATCGTTTGCACAATTCCTGCACGGCAATGCTCGCTGCCAACGTGCAGGGTAGAATGAAAAACACCAGGTGGTGACGGAAAAGAGCCGTATACACGCTGAAAGCGGCCACAGTGGTCAATAACCAGACCAGACTCAGAATCAAGAAGAGCCCGCGGGTGGTTGCGATTTTACCAGGGCGTATCCAGGCTAAGCCAAGTAAGGCAAGAAGAATCACCGGCCACTCATCCTTGATAAGCCCCGCGCGCAAGCCTGCAGTCCAGTCCTGCAAACGAGGACCAACAGTATGGATTCGGATTCCCACGGTATCGACGTAGAACCTGTGCAGCTCGTTCGCAGGGACAGCCAGCAATAAAATAACGGCAGGGAAGAGCGCAAAGACGATGATGTTCAGGCTGTATTTCCAGCCACGGATTGGCGTGGCCAAAAGAAAATAACCGGCCAGAACCGCTATAAAAATGGGGTTCACCTTCAGGAGCAAGCTCATACCGAAAAAAAGACCGGAGACGTAAATCTGCAACCGCTTGCCGGTGTGATGGAATTGAAGCAGAAAGTAGAAGGAGGCAAAGGAAAAGGCGGTCCACGGAATATCGATTTGAAAAGTACGGGACACCGCAAGAACAGTAGTGTTCACGGCAAGGTAAGCTGCGGTGAAAACGGCGGCGCTTCGGCCAACGTGCTGATCCACTAATCGGTAGGCAAAGTAGATGATGGCAAGGCTGCACAGCACCGGAAAAAGACGAAGGGCAACGAGGCTCGGAGAGACTCTGTAAAACAGTTCAGATATGTAAATGAAAAGTGGTCCTTGCGAGCTAAAAGTCTGCGAAATCAGGGGAAAGCCATGCGCGACAGAGCGGACAGTCGCGGTATAGATGCCCTCGTCAAAATCGCCAAACGGAAAGCGCAGCGATAGTAACCGGAGCGTGATCGCAACGGCAAAGATGAGCAAGAACAGAAGGTTAGAGTAAATCTGATTCAGGAAATATTGAAGCCGGCCTCCGGGCATACGGCAGTATAACGAGTTGTCCAAATCGCAGGACAACTGTTTGACCGTTTGACCTTACTTTCCTGCCCTGGCAAGCATCAGCAACAAGGCGGAGGCCGCTTCCGCCTTGTTCACGTTGCAATGTCCATACGCGACGGCAGGAATCTCCGTCAATTCCGCGGAACTGCCTTTCGCCTGGGCCTTCGCCGCGTATAAGAGCTCCTGCCGGAAAGGTATGATCGGATCCGCTATCGTATGGAGCGTGACTAGAGGGTCGTGAAGTATCCCGGTGGTTTCATACGGGCTGAGATTCACCGGACTCTCCGCGAAGCGGGCGACCATGGCATTCATTCTGGCGTCGTTTAAAGACCCATGATACACACGTGACAGGTTGCCGTAGGGATTGCCATTCAAAGTTGCTATTGCATCGTTGGTGGCAAACACGTTGTACCACAAGGCACCGGTGATGGACTCGCCGACGGTTGACGTCGTCAAGCCGACGGGAATATCGGCTGCGAGTAATAGTTGCAGCGTCGCCAACGGGTTTGCGGCAAGAGCCTTCAGCACGTTCGGTTCATAAACGGTGAACCAGTTCTGCTGGAGGGCAGGCGGAATCGAAATGGCGCTTTCGCCCGGTGTGCCGGTTTTCAAGACGCCCGGGAAGAAGTAGTCGAACAGGACACGGACGTCGCCAAAATAGTTGATCTGCTGCTGAAAACTGCCGATGGGTCCGCAAACGGCCACGGCGCCGCTGTAGAGCGCCGATTGGGTTTCGAGTGATTTGGCTGCAACCAGCCCGCCCTCCGATGCGCCGGTTATGAAATACTTTCCTGCCGGAATGCCGAGGGCCTTGAGGACGTCAGCAAGTCCTGCCGTGTCCTGTACACCCTCGGGGATCGACAAGCCGTTTCTGGAAAAACTGGAGGCCGCAAACCCGAAGCCAAAACTGTTCACCAGCCCTGGAAGGCTGGTGCCGTCCGGCAAAACCAACTGCGATAACCATGCGTTTGCGGGGGATCCCTGCGCCACATACCCATGCGCAAAGAAGATCATTTCACCGTTATAGCAATTCGCCGGTGATGGCATGCTGAGCACATACTGAGCCGGACCATCCGCTCCAGCGTAAATGCCGCTCACGGGAGTGGCGCTCGAGCATGGAGCCGCATATAGACTAACCCGCAGCGGGAAGATCAGGATTGCCAGAAAGCAAACGAGTTTGCGCATCGGAACCGCCTTTCTGCGTGGAGAGTAATTGCCGGCCTGAGCATACCCGATTCGAATTCGTTTGTTCAGATATACTTCTGTAACTGTTTTTAAAGCCGGGAGGATCGGAAATATGAGAGAAGCCACAAATGTGCTTGAGTTCGCGGACCTGCGTCCGGCGGTCCGGGAGTTCATCGCGAAGCCCCGGAGACTTTACATCGATGGCCGGTGGGTGGAGGCTGCTTCGGGTAAGACCTTCAGCACGATTGATCCAGCCAGTGAAGAGGTGATCTGCGAGGTTGCCGAAGGTGATCGGGAAGATGTAGATCGTGCTGCGAAGGCAGCGCACAAGGCCTTTTATGAAGGCGAATGGTCGCGGATGCTACCGGCGGTTCGTGAATCGTTGTTGCTCAAGTGGGCCGAGTTGGTGGAAGCCAACGCCGATATGCTGGCGGAATTGGAATCGCTGGACAACGGCAAGCTGGTGATGTACGCGAAGATGATCGACGTACCGGCCAGCGTGCAGTTGATCCGTTACTATGCCGGCTGGGCCACCAAGATCGGGGGCGTGACGGCTAACGTCTCGATCGGCATTCCCAACACGGAATTTCACGCCTACACTCTTCGTCAGCCCGTCGGCGTCGTCGGTCAGATCATTCCCTGGAATTTTCCGCTCGTGATGGCGGCTCTGAAACTGGCGCCGGCACTGGCCTGTGGTTGTACCAGCATTCTCAAGCCGGCCGAACAAACACCCTTGAGCGCGATTCGTCTGGTGGAACTGGCTGAGGAAGCAGGCATTCCCAAAGGCGTGATCAATCTGATCACGGGTTTCGGCGAAACCGCAGGGCAGGCCATTGTCGAGCATCCGCTCGTTCGAAAAGTTGCCTTCACCGGTTCCACAAGCGTCGGCAAGCAAGTCGGCAAGCTCGCGATGGACAGTCTGAAGCGCGTGTCGTTGGAACTGGGAGGCAAGAGCCCGGTAATCATCGCCAGGGACGCTAATCTCGACGAGGCCATCGCCGGCGCCGCCAACGCCATCTTCGTCAATCAAGGCCAGGTTTGCGTGGCGGGCTCCCGCTTGTTCGTGGAAGAGCCCATCTTTGACGAAGTGATGAGCGGGATGAAGGAAATTGCGGGTTCCATGAAACTCGGCGGCGGCCGCGATCCCGACTCGCAGATGGGACCGTTGGTCAGCAAGGAACAACACGAGCGCGTTCTCGGCTACATTGAGCGCGGGATTCGCGAAGGCGGTGAAGTGCTTACCGGCGGCGGCAGACACGCCGGCAAGGGTTACTTTGTGCAACCGACCATCTTCAAGAATTGCAGCTCCGCGTCCACCGTATATAAGGAAGAAATCTTCGGCCCCGTGCTGGTCGCAAACAGCTTTAAGAACGCCGACGACATCGCCGCGCAGGCGAACGACACGGTCTACGGTCTGGCTGCCAGCGTTTGGACCCAGAATTTGAGCCTCGCCCATCGTCTGGCTAAACGGATCGAAGCCGGTACGGTCTGGGTGAACTGCCACCACCTGATCGATCCGGCGCTGCCTTTCGGCGGTTTCAAGCAGAGCGGCATCGGCCGTGAACAGGCGGCCGACGGAATAGAGTTGTATACCGAAACAAAATCCGTCTTGATGCGAATATAAAAGTTGTCCCGCGAATCTTGAAGGTCAGTGTGGGGTGATGGCCTTTCCCGTCACGGCGATATGGATGAGCAATGCCTGCCAGTCGGCGCCATTCTTCTTGAACGTCATGGTAACGGTTCCGTTGATTTCGTTTGGAGATGCGGTGGACTGTCCGCGAGGCGTGACATTTTCTTTCAGGTTGTAGTTGAAAGCCGCCCAGGCAATGTCTCCGGTCTCAGCGACTTTCAAGGGGCTCAGTCCTCTGCCGCCAAGGACGGTCAGCGTTTTGGGTCCGGTACCGGTCAGTTTTGTAATCCAGAGCCCGACCGGGTCGAAATGGCCATCCTCATCGACCAGCACGGCATCTTCGGTGACCATTTTCTGCAGAGCCGCCGCATCCTGCTTATTAACGGCGTCGGTAAACTTCGTGACCATGTCGGCGATCGGGCCGGTGGCGGGAGGAGCCGGTGTGCCGCGTCCGCCGCGCCGGGCGCCAGAACCAGCCCCGGCCCCGCCTGGAGCCGAATTGCCGCCCGGCTCACGCTGACCAACGGCCGCAGGTGCCTGCGCTATCGCCGCGGCGGCAAATACCGCCATGGCCATGATGAATACAAGAACGGATCTCTTCATATTGCTCCTTGTCCGGATTTCCCGGGAAGCGATTCTTCCATGGTTATTCTTCGTTTTCAATCTCCGTCAGCCGCGGCCTTGCGCAAAAAGATATGCATGGCGCGTTCGCCCGAGACCTGCTTGAAGCAGTCGTAGCCCAATGCACGCATGTCGATGTTGTGCCAGAGGTGCTCACCTTTACCCAGCAAAACCGGACGAATGGCGAGGTGGAGTTCGTCGACCAATCCGGCCTGAAGATACTGCCGGACGGTGGCTACTCCGCCTCCAAGGCGCACGTCGCGTCCGCTCGCTGCTTCCCGCGCTTGTTCGAGCGCGGCGTGAATTCCGCCTGTAACAAATCGAAACTCTGTTCCACCGGCCATCTTCAAGGTAGGACGTGGATGACGTGTCAGAACAAACACCGGCGTGTGATACGGCGGTTCCTCGCCCCACCATCCTTTCCAACTTTCATCCGGCCATGGGCCTCGCACAGGACCAAACATGTTTCGCCCGAGAATCCAGGCGCCGAAGCCGGCAAAGCCGAGTTCGGCCATCTCGTTATCGATGCCGGTCTCGCCATCCGATTGGCCATGCATGTGGCGCCACACGCGGGTGGGAAAGAACCACTCCATCAACTTTTCGCCGTTAACGCCGAGGGGATGCTGAAGATCCTGGTTTGGTCCGGCGCTATAGCCGTCAATCGAAGCTGCAAAGCTTCGGATGCAAAGTTTTGACACCGTGTGCTCTCCGTTCACGCCGCTTGACGTGAATTGTCGCACGATAGCTTATTTCAGGTTCTTGCCGCCAGTTTCAATCATCAAAAGCGGATCAGCGGACGTCCGACTGTCTCGCCAGGCCACGGAATCGAACCGATGATCGCAACGAGAGCGAGGCCGAAGAAGATAGTTACCATGAGGTGTTTGCGCACATCAGTTGATGCCTTCCGAACCTTAACGCGCCCTATGTGCGCGAGCGCGATACCGACGATCATCCCGGCGATGTGCTCCACGGCCCAGAATCGCAGGTTGGGGTTCGTCATGGCGCCGGCGAAGTTCTGGAACGCAATCTTAGTGAAGGGGCTGAGAAACGCATAGAGCCCCAGTCCAACAAGGAACTGTATATCGAGCGTGGTGATGAAGATTGTCCCCCACATCTCGTCATTCCCCGTCCACGGTCGTCTTCCGATACCGCCCTTGATCGACAGGAACCAGGCCGCCACGCCGCTGACGAGTATTGCCCAGCGCAACAACGAATGAAGCCAGAGCGCCGATGAATAAACCATTAGGGGATTCTATTGTGAGATGGGGCTTTGCGCAAAAGTCGATGAGACGAACATTCCCCGCCTTTCCAAGGCGGGGTGGCTGCGCCATCAATCAATGGGCCCGTTCTTTAGCGGCGCAGACGGGGCGGTTAGTAACTTCAAAACAATAAGGTGCGCTTCGCGGTTCGTTGATAACCGCCCCGCCCGAGCGTTCTAACGTCTGATCGCTCGGGCACCCCGCCTTGAAAAGGCGGGG
It contains:
- a CDS encoding dihydrofolate reductase family protein — its product is MSKLCIRSFAASIDGYSAGPNQDLQHPLGVNGEKLMEWFFPTRVWRHMHGQSDGETGIDNEMAELGFAGFGAWILGRNMFGPVRGPWPDESWKGWWGEEPPYHTPVFVLTRHPRPTLKMAGGTEFRFVTGGIHAALEQAREAASGRDVRLGGGVATVRQYLQAGLVDELHLAIRPVLLGKGEHLWHNIDMRALGYDCFKQVSGERAMHIFLRKAAADGD
- a CDS encoding nuclear transport factor 2 family protein yields the protein MKRSVLVFIMAMAVFAAAAIAQAPAAVGQREPGGNSAPGGAGAGSGARRGGRGTPAPPATGPIADMVTKFTDAVNKQDAAALQKMVTEDAVLVDEDGHFDPVGLWITKLTGTGPKTLTVLGGRGLSPLKVAETGDIAWAAFNYNLKENVTPRGQSTASPNEINGTVTMTFKKNGADWQALLIHIAVTGKAITPH
- a CDS encoding glycosyltransferase family 39 protein; the encoded protein is MPGGRLQYFLNQIYSNLLFLLIFAVAITLRLLSLRFPFGDFDEGIYTATVRSVAHGFPLISQTFSSQGPLFIYISELFYRVSPSLVALRLFPVLCSLAIIYFAYRLVDQHVGRSAAVFTAAYLAVNTTVLAVSRTFQIDIPWTAFSFASFYFLLQFHHTGKRLQIYVSGLFFGMSLLLKVNPIFIAVLAGYFLLATPIRGWKYSLNIIVFALFPAVILLLAVPANELHRFYVDTVGIRIHTVGPRLQDWTAGLRAGLIKDEWPVILLALLGLAWIRPGKIATTRGLFLILSLVWLLTTVAAFSVYTALFRHHLVFFILPCTLAASIAVQELCKRSTTRLAAVGLFFVLVWIVFRVSLQQNTLQSIISPAADRYDQALQAAASSIDQHSRPGDYVVVDDPIVLYLANRDTPPDLVDTSILRIQNRLLTEDRLEIDTEAFRPVLIVIVSGRLTLLPAYAQFLRTHGYHEETDPQGFIVFSLQAA
- a CDS encoding aldehyde dehydrogenase family protein codes for the protein MREATNVLEFADLRPAVREFIAKPRRLYIDGRWVEAASGKTFSTIDPASEEVICEVAEGDREDVDRAAKAAHKAFYEGEWSRMLPAVRESLLLKWAELVEANADMLAELESLDNGKLVMYAKMIDVPASVQLIRYYAGWATKIGGVTANVSIGIPNTEFHAYTLRQPVGVVGQIIPWNFPLVMAALKLAPALACGCTSILKPAEQTPLSAIRLVELAEEAGIPKGVINLITGFGETAGQAIVEHPLVRKVAFTGSTSVGKQVGKLAMDSLKRVSLELGGKSPVIIARDANLDEAIAGAANAIFVNQGQVCVAGSRLFVEEPIFDEVMSGMKEIAGSMKLGGGRDPDSQMGPLVSKEQHERVLGYIERGIREGGEVLTGGGRHAGKGYFVQPTIFKNCSSASTVYKEEIFGPVLVANSFKNADDIAAQANDTVYGLAASVWTQNLSLAHRLAKRIEAGTVWVNCHHLIDPALPFGGFKQSGIGREQAADGIELYTETKSVLMRI
- a CDS encoding 2Fe-2S iron-sulfur cluster-binding protein; protein product: MATRRDFVKTAGVLTGAMVIGVPVLPEEAGAAVQNGVPLDLTINEQDYNLTIDPRTTLLDLLREHLALTGTKKGCDHGQCGACTVLVNGRRSNSCLSLAAVHHGDKVTTIEGVAGGDDLHPVQSAFIEYDGLQCGYCTSGQICSAIGLLSEVRRGVPSVVTPDLAHPKAIELTTDEIRERMSGNICRCGAYPGIVEAVRASYRQT